GCCTTGAGCAACGAGTCGTGGGCCTTCTCGTATTGATGCGCGTTCAGCGCGAGGGTCCCCTCCTCCATCGCGTTCCGCCACCGCTGATCCAGGGCACAGCCGCCGAGGAGGATGCCGACCAGTCCGCCGATGAGAATTCGGATCCGCCAAACCGTTTGCTTATTCATTTCGCACCACCTTCGTCAGACGGATGGAATCGAATTGTTCAGACTTAGCGCAGATCTCTGCCGGAAGGCAACAGTTTTTTCGAGACGCCGGGAACGGCGGCCTGCTTCGCCTTCTGCTGAGCGGTTCGGATGCGTGTTCGACGACGGGCTAGGCGGCGCGAGGATAGGGCTGTTGGTGCAGGTCGGCGAGCAGTTGCTCGTATATCTGCTCCTGCCGGCGGACCATTTCATGGCAGTCAAACTGGATGGGAAGATGAGTCCCCCTGAGCCCCATTTGCTTGGCATGAACCGGGTGACTCAGGAGCCAGAGGACCCGCTCTGCAAGCCTCGACACATCTCCAGGCTCGACCAGAAAGCCGTTCACGCCGTCGTGAACGGCGTCCGGTGCCCCGTCCACCTTGGTCCCGACCACGGGGACCCCGCTGGTCAAGGCCTCTAAATAGACCCGGGGCAATCCTTCCCACCGCGAGGTCAACACGAACACATCGAGGCAACGGAGGAGGTCCAGCACGTCACGACGCCATCCCGTGAGCAGCACCCTGTCGGTCAACCCGGTCCGATGAATCTCATCCGTGACGGCCTGGCGAAGCTCGCCGTCGCCGACGAGCAGGAACCGGACGTCGGGTCGCTGTCGGTGGATCGCCACCGCCATGCGAATAAAATCCACCGGCGCCTTTTGCGGCTTGAAGGGCGCCACCATGCCGACAAGCGGGCACGGGGATTCAAGGCCAAGTTCCCGTCGTTTGCGCGCGACATCGACACGTCGTCTCCGGATCGCTTCCAGATCCACGCCGGGGGGCAACCACATCGCCTGATCGTCGGTGAAGAGTCCCAGATCGACGCCTTGCCGAAGATTCACGGAAGAGGCGGTCAAGATCTTGGTCGTGATGCGGCCGGTCCGCCGCTCGGCCCAGATGAGCAGCCGGCGCATCCAGGGCGGTTGAGCGGGCGTAAACCCATAGCCGTGCACGTAGTGGAGAATGATCGGCACGCCGGCCAACCGCGCCGCCCATCTTCCCAACAGGCCGGCTTTCGAACTGTGTGTTTGGACGATGGCGGGACGGAGCCGGCTCAGAAGCCGCGTCAACTGATATAGCGCGATCACATCGGACCAGGGACGGATGGGGCGAACCAGCGACGGAATCCGGTACCGCCCCAGATCGGCAATGGTTTGCGCCTCCTCGTCCAAGAGTCCCGGTTCGCCCGTGATCAGAATCGGCGCAAACTTGGCCCGGTTGAGTTGCGCGACCGTGAAGAGCGCGACCTGTTGCGCGCCTCCGAGTTCGAGCTTGGTGATGATATGGGCGACTCGGACGGGGTGAGGCACCGTATACTCTCGTCAGGCGGCGCGTGACCACCGTTCCATAAGGCGCGCGGCAATCTGCCGGCCTTGACTGATGGCGTCTTCCATGGACGTATGCTCCCAGCGCCCGTACCGACCGATCGAGTGGATGCCGCGCCGTTCCAGCTCCCGCAGAATCTCGGGCAGCGCGCGGGCTCGATGCCGATCGAACAGGACATAGGCGTAATGAATGTCCTTCACGTCTTGCACAATACAGGTATCCGTCGCACGCAGGATTCCCGCCCGTTCCAGCCCGAGCCGGACTTGCCCCAGCAATTCGGCTTCGGGTATCCGAACGGCTGGTTGATGCGAGATCTCGACATACAAGGAGCTGCAGCCAGGCAGGCCGAGTTCCGGCGAAAAGTTCATAGGGAAGCCGGCTCGATAGAAGGGATACTCGGGTTCGGGAAAATAGATCCAATGTTTGTCCGTGATGCCGGCGCGGTCGATGCCCAAGTTCACGCTGTAGACCGAGACCCATCGGAGCGCGGCCGCCGCGTCCTTGACGGCCGGCGGAAGATCGATGCAGCGCTTGACCAGCTCGGTCACGGGCATGGTGGAGACGAGGCTTTCGTATGACTCTTCCCGGCAGCCTTGCCTGTTGCGGAAGAGGGCCCGGCGTCGCCCGGTGTGAATCTCGACCAATTCCTCGCCCAACGCAAGATTCTCGACAAAGGGCAGAAACGCGTCGGGAAGCGCCTTGATCCCTCCCTGCACGGGATAGAGGAACGACGGGTTATAGCCGAAGGCCTTGTCTTTGATCCCAAGCGCGCCGTTGACGATATCCTTGATATCCGGTTTCGGCACGAGCCAGGATACCCAATCGGCCGTCAATTCATCCAGTCGGACCTGCCAGAGCTTCTCGTTGAACGGCACCATGAAGTGCTTCGCAATCCCCTCGCCGAGATTGTCGAGAATCCACTGTTGCAGGGACCGCTCGCCGGCGGCATCCTGTTTTGCGGTCAGCGTCGCAATGAACCCCAACAGGCAATCTCGCACGACCTCGGGGGGCAGGCCGTGAGTGTTCACCTGGAACGGATATTCGGTATAGGTCCGGTGTGAATAGATGAAGGAACGCCGCCCGTGCTTGGTCAAACGTCCCGCAAGCAGCGCCTCCACCAGGGCCTTGATGTCCGGCTGCCTGAAGTGAAGCAGGTGGCCGGTCATGTCGAAGGTGAACCCGT
The DNA window shown above is from Nitrospira tepida and carries:
- a CDS encoding glycosyltransferase family 4 protein gives rise to the protein MPHPVRVAHIITKLELGGAQQVALFTVAQLNRAKFAPILITGEPGLLDEEAQTIADLGRYRIPSLVRPIRPWSDVIALYQLTRLLSRLRPAIVQTHSSKAGLLGRWAARLAGVPIILHYVHGYGFTPAQPPWMRRLLIWAERRTGRITTKILTASSVNLRQGVDLGLFTDDQAMWLPPGVDLEAIRRRRVDVARKRRELGLESPCPLVGMVAPFKPQKAPVDFIRMAVAIHRQRPDVRFLLVGDGELRQAVTDEIHRTGLTDRVLLTGWRRDVLDLLRCLDVFVLTSRWEGLPRVYLEALTSGVPVVGTKVDGAPDAVHDGVNGFLVEPGDVSRLAERVLWLLSHPVHAKQMGLRGTHLPIQFDCHEMVRRQEQIYEQLLADLHQQPYPRAA
- a CDS encoding protoporphyrinogen/coproporphyrinogen oxidase, with the protein product MIHIVGAGLAGLSTAYHLKGLPYRLHEKETEVGGLCRSYTKDGFTFDMTGHLLHFRQPDIKALVEALLAGRLTKHGRRSFIYSHRTYTEYPFQVNTHGLPPEVVRDCLLGFIATLTAKQDAAGERSLQQWILDNLGEGIAKHFMVPFNEKLWQVRLDELTADWVSWLVPKPDIKDIVNGALGIKDKAFGYNPSFLYPVQGGIKALPDAFLPFVENLALGEELVEIHTGRRRALFRNRQGCREESYESLVSTMPVTELVKRCIDLPPAVKDAAAALRWVSVYSVNLGIDRAGITDKHWIYFPEPEYPFYRAGFPMNFSPELGLPGCSSLYVEISHQPAVRIPEAELLGQVRLGLERAGILRATDTCIVQDVKDIHYAYVLFDRHRARALPEILRELERRGIHSIGRYGRWEHTSMEDAISQGRQIAARLMERWSRAA